The Sebastes umbrosus isolate fSebUmb1 chromosome 4, fSebUmb1.pri, whole genome shotgun sequence genomic sequence ttgcatactgtaatatttcaccggaaatagtatggaATTCACGTACTAGTAGTTTCATACTAATACGATTTTCTCTGGACTTTTGTATTTCAGAAAGAAGGAAATATGGACATTAAGAAATTATGAAATTTGATTTAAACAATTTATTGCATAGCAGAAATGCTTTGAGAATGTCTCCAGTGATTATGGGGTATTTCCTGAGATGGGCCTACGCATGGGTTAATGGGTTATATAATGACTTCTACTGTGTATTGAATTGTGGCTTCTGGTCTGAACATCAGTACAGAAATATAATTAGATTGTTGTCTGCTGTAAATCCAAATCATTCATCAATCAtcaccattatttattttttagtcgGATATGTgtgggtagagagagagagagagagagagaggggtatgaCGTACAACAAAGGTCCCATGGCTAGAATCGAACCCGGGACGTTGCGGTTATGGCACGCACCGTAAACACTTGGCCTGAGATACCCTAAACAAACTATTGCTGTGCTGTACAAGTGGCCAGAGGCATTACTACTGTAGAAAGCACTCAAATGCTGCACAATCATCTTTGTTGTAAATGTTTGATTTAATATTAATCATGAGGATGCATGTGCAGGATTTTTGTTTTCAAGTAAGAGTATTAattcataagaaaaaagaaaaaatgtataaaaatgccccatttcacaatgttaagaaatccttcaaaaataaaaatgttttgttgaagacagtaaacatgtttttgagaTGTTCTGCTCTCTAACAAATAGACTAACAAACAGGATtgagaaataattaataattagcCTCTAATTCCCCTCCACACAGTCATAAATGTCACCCTTTTGTATTCTTCATGTCAAATCAGGTTCCTCAGCAGAAACAACGATGTTATTTTATAACGGCATCATGCATCCACATGTCTAATTGCAGAATGGTGACAAGACAactgatatttttctttttttctcttctcagtAACAGTATAACGGAGCTGTGTGTGCCTCTGATTCTGCCGGAGATCAAGCTGCTCGATGTGAGCAAGAACAGCGTGGAGAATATTTCTCCAGACTTCCTGACCGGCTGCCCCAAACTGGAAACTTTCAGTGCCTCCATGAACAAAATCTGTGAGTACTATCACCTGattattagattaaaaaaaaagaaaatctgccaTTAACCAACATTGGGCCTTCTTTGTCTGCGAACCATGTACTCTGGAATCAAGCACCATGTGACTAagattatattaaatatattattatatggaCCGACCAGGCAAATTAACAGGTTTAGGGGATATTTAAGCAAAACAGATGTCCCTCCAAAACACATTAGAATCACAGTCTCAATATAATACTGATGCCTATACATGACCTACATAACTAAAAAAGACCATCAGTGAGAAGATTGGCTTTTTCTATATAGTCAAtattaatgcttgtcatcggtgccaccgggGAGGcatgggagaaccagaaccaggactgagcggggcagacAGTCAGACCAtgctgcagtaaaattagaGATTTTTGTAAGGGaatctggtgctcggaaacgctaccgcttttgtccatgAGGACCGACAAAATCAACATAAAATGAAAGTGCCTCGTACATGTAGTAACTTTAAAACACCCCGTTCAGGTCAGTCCAGACAAAATTTAGAGTCAGAGATATCAGAGATTGGTTTCATAGGACAGTTAATTTATTTGAAGAATGGTACCTTGAATTATTCAGTGTTGAATTTCAGGCAAGGAATTTTCTCCAAAATGAGACGAACAGTTGTCCTACCTTCATATTTTGTGATGTGgagacacagaaacatgtttacTGTCCTCTCCAGGTTCCCTTTCAAATCTCCCATCCAAGATCACGGCACTGAAACTAGCAAACAACAGCTTCACTTGTATTCCGGAGGCCATACTTAATCTCCCAAAGTAAGTCACACAGTTTCCACATTTCTAATGTTTGCATCCCTCTTCTTATGGTACAAACACTTATTTCTCATACTTGTATGTGTCCAGCTTGCGGTCGGTGGACATGAGAACCAACAGCATTGCCGCTCTGCCCGGCCCGGGTCTCTGGGAGTCCAGCAACCTCAGAGAGCTGATGTTCAGTCAGGACTGTATCAAAGTTCTGGATCTGAGTGGGCCGATCTACAAATGGACCAGACTGGAGAAACTCCACCTGAGTGACAACAAGCTCACTGAGGTAAAAGTTTATCATGAGTCTTTATCATCGTTGTTCTAACACCGTTGCTAATCAGTATCAAACTACTGAATGCTGTgaaagtacagtatgtcctgGTGTATTGATTGCATTGTCTCTGTTCAGATCCCTCCACAGATCGGCCTGTTGGAAGGTCTGACCTCTCTGGACGTGAGTCGTAACGCTAACCTGCGGTCCTTCCCCGACGAGATGGGGAAACTGAGCCGACTGTGGGACCTGCCGCTGGACGGCCTTCGACTCCAGCTGGACCTCAAACACATCGGCAGCAAAACCAAAGACATTGTCAGGTCAGCGGCTTTACAAACctgagcttttattgtgaagatattaatattaaatgctCTTTCTGCTATTTTCACAGTTCACTCCAGTTTtgaataaatagaataataaataaatctcatAATAAATACCTCTCTCCCAGGTTCCTGCAGCAGCGACTGAAGAAGGCAGTGCCGTACTACCGGATGAAGCTCATCGTGGTGGGGAATGCTGGCAGCGGGAAAACCACCCTGATCCAGCAACTGATGAAGCTGAAGCGCTCACAGTTGAACTCGAAGCGGGTCGCCGTTGGCATCGACGTGCGGGACTGGACCATCAGGGAGCGGGACAAGAAGATGGTGCTGAACGTCTGGGACTTCTCAGGTCTGTATCTAAAATGATTTCATTTTTCTTCCTCAGGTTAACTCAAAAGTCATCGACAGTAGGTAGTTACGGTAGTTATTCTTAGGAGAAGATTATTATAGAGTATGTACATGATTCCAAGCATATTGTAAGACACTGATCACACATTTGAGAGAGAGGTGTGTAGGTATCCTATTCAGCTGGTGTGATTTGGTTTCACTTCCTGCTTCTTTACCACACAGGTGGAGAAGAGTTCAGTGGCTCTCACCCTCACTTCCTGACGTCCAGAGCTCTCTACCTGGTGGTCTACAACCTCAGCAAAGGAGCCAGTCAGGTGGACGCCCTCAAGCCATGGCTCTTCAACATCAAAGTGAGTCTCAGATTAGTTCTAATGAATAGCTGTTGAGGTCAGAGTGGAGTGTTGTTTCCCCCTTTAGTCAtcacaagatgattctgacgcCGCTTGCCTTGTATTAAGCCTGCAGTGGAGGACCTTATCAAATTATACTTTGCAATCGGATAGCAGTAAGGAAATACTTGTGACTTTAGCCCAGAATCACCATATCATCATAAGCATCCAGACTTTGAAGAGACATTGCAGTGAATTGGGCCCattcagaagaaaacaacatactgatttgagtttttttcttgtaaaatgtaccACTTCAGTCTCGAAACGGTGTCACATCATTGGCAGACACTTCTTTTAAGATGAAAATGTTTTGGAAACCACAGCTAACtttgaaatgtaaataatgtaCATGTGTAGATATTATTCCTCTTTTGACAAATCCTCGTACTCTTGTTTACTTCAGGCCATGGCCTCTCAGTCCCCGGTCATCCTGGTGGGAACCCACACAGATGTGAGCGATGATCTGCAACTTCAGGCCTGCCTGACCAAGATCAGGGAGGAGCTGCTGAACCACCAGGGCTTCCCCGCCATCAGGGACTACCACATGGTCTCCGTCTGCGAGGAATCTGACGCCATGGCCAAGCTGCGCAAGGCCATCGCCAGGGAGGTCACCAGCTTCAAGGTaaaaggacacaaacagcagattaaaccttttcttttatccatctctcctctgtcttcatcttatcacctcctccctcttcctcagaTCCAGGGCCAGCCTGTGATGGGCCAGCTGGTTCCAGACAGCTACGTGGAGCTGGAGCGCCGGGTTCTGCAGGAGAGAACCAGGGTTCCCCCAGAGTTCCCCGTCCTCAGGCACcatgagctgctgcagctcatcCAGGAGagtcagctgcagctggaggaaGCTGAGCTGCCCCACGCCGTCCACTTCCTCAGTGAAGCCGGTCAGTCTGAGTCACCATCACACCGGCCTTTACATTACCTTGATACGCCTTTAATTTAATATAGCGTCCTCATTTATCTTAGCAAGATAATACCTCAAGTCTCCAGGATCAACAATATATCTGACCAAGCCTggttcttttcttctcctcctcctctgtcactGAAGGGGTTTTACTGCACTTTGATGATCCTGCACTTCAGCTCCAAGAGCTCTACTTCATCGACCCACAGTGGCTGTGCAACATCATCTCCCAGGTAGCTTCATCTGAACACACGGAGACAATCACACATGCTTCAGGCCAACTGAGCTGATTCTGCTTagcaacaacaaacaaagcaaCACTTTCAGATCAGATCTGGTTTTGGATTTGTGGCTGATGCTGAAAATAAGACCGCATCTTACAGTTTTATCTAAACTAGGAAACAAATCTATTTATCACTTTTACTTTAGTGCACAACTTTTTCTGTCCTACTTGTTAATATATCTACAAGCACTCTACTTGAGCACATTTagatataaaaatgaaataaaaagctttgtaaattaccaaaaaaacatttatttaatccaACCATGTGGCAGTACCTCTACCTAATCCAGGTGTTGTCTGTTCAACGTGTAGAAACTGACATCGAAGAGCTGTGGCTTCTGGGAGCCTCCTAAAGGAGTTGTTCAGCGCTCGATGGTGGAGAAGTTTCTCTTTGAGACCAAATGTTTCCCCAAGAGCCACCTGACGCAGTTCTTCAAGCTGCTGGAGAAGTTTCAGATCGCTCTACCCTTCGGCGAGGACCAGCTGCTGGTACCCAGCAGGTATGTTGTAAATGTGCAGCTACAGATGTAGGAGAGGTATTTTTTGATTTGTGCCATTGCAGAGGGACcaaataaattaacaatatgTCACCATCGCCTCTAATCACTCGTCTCTTCCTTTTACAGTTTGTCCAAACACAGACCGGTGATAGAGCTGCCTCACTGTGAGAACTCCGAGGTGATTGTGCGTCTGTACGAGATGCCGTATTTCCCCATGGATTACTGGTCTCGCCAGATCAGCCGCCTACTGGAGGTCTCCTCGTACTTGCTTTGTGGAAGAGGTAAATTAAACATGTATAGTAGACACAGTCACTGTTTCATCAGGGCTGCTAATCTGCAGATACAAATTCAAAGAAAGAACACAGTGATTTACCAAATGAATTATCTCGCTGCGTGTTATCCAGGAAAAGCGGTGCGACCCAACCGGATCTACTGGAGGAGAGGCGTGTACCTGAGCTGGTCCCCGGAGGCCTATTGTCTGGTGGAGGCCGCCTCAGTGGAGGAGAACCCCTCCAGCTTCGTCAGGATAACTGTGCCCTCTTCACGCAAAGGTGACGTTGTTTTAAAAACCTTCAACTCTTGCCGGATGCTACAGTAAATATGTATGACATGAAAAGAGCAAACTGTTGTCTCTCGTCCCCCCAGGCCGGGTGCTGCTGGGTCAGGTGGTGGATCACATCGACTCCCTGCTGGAGGAGTGGTTTCCTGGCCTGCTCAACACCGACATGCACGGCAGTGGTGAGGCTCTGCTGAAGAAGTGGGCTCTCTACAGCTTCGAGGACGGGCAGGAGTGTAGCAAGATTCTGCTCGAGGACCTCTTCACCTATTTTGACAATGGTACGTAAATCACACTATAAAAACAACACCTGTTTTGTCAGTATGAAGTCAACAATGCAGCCTAAGAATGAAACACACTGTGTTTTAGTTTCTATAAGTTCTCAGAACAGAAGCACCCTACTTTAATCATTCCACATGCATGGTTTCAATGATCTAAAATCGATGATTGGTACATTATCGATCATAGATTTTCTGCTGGTGAACCCGGAGGACCCCCGCTGCACACTTTCCATCTCTCAGATCGCTCCTGACTTGGTGCTGAGTGACCAGCCTGCAGGAACAATACTGGACAGTGATGAGCTGGATGTAGACATGTCTACAGAGAACCGACTGGGTACGCCTAATTTATTTCATATCATTTTGAAACttaaaaaattgttttacatttatttttaaaggaccagtgtgttggatttagggggatttatttgcagaaatggaatacaatattaataactatgttttcattagtgtataatcacctgacactgagaatcgttgtgttttcattagcttagaatgagcctttcatatctacatagggagcctttacctgaaggccaacatagttctctgacacgcttgggAAGGAAGGGCTGAGCGAAGGGGTATTCAGTTcactgcaacctcaccgctagatgccactaatCATAAACATATGATATATCTCGTTTACAGGTGACGGTGGCTTTGGGACTGTCTATCGAAGCGTCTACAAAAATGAAGAAGTGGCCGTGAAAATATTCAACAAGCATGCATCTGAGCTTTACATCTACAGACTCCTCAGACAGGTACAGTACCACTGACGATTTAAAATAAGAAACCTAAAGGTCCCTGTGGTTGCTGCGTCCTGGACAATACTTTGACAACTTGCTCAAAACAACCTCAGCAGTTTACTGCCACTTACTTCACTtcctttcactgtctgtttttCTCCAGGAGTTGGCGGTGTTGGGTCGCCTCCGTCACCCCAGCCTGGTGGGTCTGCTGGCAGCCGGCTCATCTCCTCAGATCCTGGTGATGGAACTGGCTCTGCGAGGCTCGCTGGACTCCCTGTTTGAACGTGAGAACGGCAGTCTCAACCTAAAGCTCCAGCACAGAATCGCCCTGCAGGTGGCCGACGGACTCAGGTACAGAGTTAGGGATCATAAAATTACTCTCCTTCTTTAGAATAAATGGAAAGTATTGGAAAGTTAGTTGATCATTTCCACagacaaggaaaaaaaatcctCGGGTCATTGTTTAATCTGTGCGATCATCAGGTACCTTCACTCATCCATGATCATCTATCGGGATCTCAAGCCCCACAATGTCCTCCTGTTCAACCTGAAGACCGACTCCGAGATCATCGCCAAGATCACCGACTACGGCATCGCTCAGTACTGCTGCAGCATGGGAGTGAGGAGCTCAGAGGGCACGCCAGGTTAGACGCCTCCTCAAACTGTatacatcattattatatttaagaTCATTCTGCTTATGTGTCATAAATATCTGACCTCTGAGGAACTGCAGACAAACAGTAGGTCAGTGTCACTCTGTCGTATTTTGTATAGCTTTTAAAAAGGATTACTGTTTGTCTGGCAGGTTTCCGAGCCCCGGAGGTCGCCAGAGGTAATGTGATCTATAACCAGCAGGCTGATGTGTTCTCATTCGGCCTGCTGCTGTACGACCTCATGACCTGCGGTGAACGCATCTCTGACGGCATGAAGTTCCCCAGTGAGTTCGATGAGGTTGCAGTGCAGGGCAAACTGCCAGGTAATAATTAAACACTTCTGTTGTACATTTCTTTAATGTGTTGATGTAAGTATGAACTGATGTGCTGTGATTGTGCTGAGTGATGAGGTGAGCTATGAATGCCAAAGATATGATCTCTTTTTATTAACAGATATGAAAGGTAAAGTCTGAACGTTAACCGATATCTTCACTGTCTTGTACACAGATCCAGTAAAACATTACGGTTGCCCACCATGGCCGGGCTTCCAGGCGCTGATGAAGGACTGTTTGAGGGAAAGTCCTCAGAGTCGACCCACTTCTGCTCAGGTTAGGACCTGAACATATGactatgtcccaattgtatgctttgcatgcaacagtatgtactttgtaagggcagctgcagtatgaactaaaagtaaaaagaaaaatgatgccATTTGGAACGTACCCTGTATAACTGTGTTTAGAGGGAGCTGGTGCTTTCTTTGTTACTGAGATTTGCACAGGTACGCAATCAAGCATTGCAGAGAGAAGCTGTAATGGAGCGCCCCCTAGGAGTGCTAGGAGAAATAATACATAGACAGCAATGCGGCAACACAGTGTCTTTAATTCAGACTTCAGAGCCCATTCAACACACAGTTAACAGGTGTTGTGTCTTGTGTAATGTGTGCAGGTGTTTGACAGGCTGAATTCAGGGGAGATGTTGTGCCTGATGAGGGAGCTGGTGGTTCCCCGGGCGTTCAACGCTGAGTGCTTCACAGTGAGCTCCGGCAGCGAGGACGGCCCCtccagcagccacacagcctgGCTGGGCGGAGGCAGCAGCGCCCGGAGACTGGGCTCCATCACGGCCGTGGACCTGGACACCAGCACAGTCACCACACAGGTACCGACATGCCGTTAACCTCACCACTCAATATTCTCTTGATTTCACAcgtttggttttattttggaGTGAAACAGGGCTTATTGgacatactttttttaatcctttatTTCACCTTCTCTTCTataagtgtgtttttattgtggcATGTTTACTTTTTCTATATATTAAACACACCTCATACTTCATTTTAACAAGTCGTCTATCCTCCTCTTGCTCCTGCAGGAGATTGACACCAGTCCCGTTTTGTGTCTCGTGACCGTCCAAATCCCGACCGAGGCCTGTGATTGGCTGGTGGCGGGCACCCAATCTGGCTCCTTAGTGGTCGTCAGCACTCGGGACACGTCGACTTGGCACCGCCTGCAGAGCGTCACGGACGCCGTCACCTCGCTGTACTTCCACGTGCACCCTCGTCGCACGTAAGATTTCAACATTTCTTGTGGAAGTTTCGGTATGACTAGAACAAGTCCGTGGATGACCACAGCAAATTTGAATCCAGTAAATAGTTTTAGAGATGCCTGGACAAGAGGAAATATGGATCTGACAGTAGTGCTAGAGGTTGTAAATCAGAGGGTCTGCTAAACACCTACGTGATCATCCTCTGAGGATTGTGAATATCCGAGCCGACCAACAAACCGTCTTGACTGACATCAGCATCCTGTCATAATCCCGCCGTCAGTATCATAAATTGGTGCCTGTGCAAAACACTAAATTGGACTAAAGACTGGGATCTTTTTACAATTTTTGCTAGAGAAAAAGTCAGGCTCCAGTTTTTGGCATCCTCATTTATGGCTACATATGGATACATGATTCCTGTTTTGCTAATTCGATTTTTTGATTTAGGGCTGTTTGGAGAGGCAGAATGTGAAGTAAATTGTTACTACTGTTCCCAAAGTTTAAATTTTGTCTAAATCCAGAAAAGTCACAAATTTTATTAGGTTTACCAAATAAATTAGGAGAATTTCTtctatattcttttatttaacatttatatctgcagtacacctttgagccacatgacggagcctgaatgttcgtattgttctgataattgtagcctacttataacactgaatctaatatgaaaggctagcgtacatACTATCTGTTTTACTAATTAATAGTAAAATATGAGAGTCTGTTAACTccacataaatatatttatttggcCTCATTCATAaagtatatatgtttttaataacacatgcataaaattAAGCCGCGATTTATCAAAcatatctcttcaaaatggctggtttacctattcaagatgaTACAAGGTGATGCGGAAATTTGCAGTACAAATGGTCAGGAGCGTTCATGTATGCACAAATTGTAAATCCCATTGTGAATTTGGTCGCAccggtttgtcatttttaaaaagtgtgtccCCAGAAAAAACGTTTGGGAAGCACTGGGCTagaagatctgaaaaatgacaTATTACATTACATGTAAAACAAGATCATTTTGATGAACTTCCAACCTTTTTAAAATAGTGCCTtttgatgtttttcatttattttcagccAAAGAAAGAATTACTTGCTGGTTGGGACAGCTGATGGAGTTCTCACTGTTTATGAGGACTCTGTTCTCAAGGTAAATATTAGATATCGAATAAAAGATCAAGTGTGTTTTTGCTCAGATGTTGGTCCCACCTCGTCCTCCCATGCACTGTACATGTACTATACAATACTGCATCCAGCAGCAGTCTAGAACTTAATTTTCCTCTGGTTCTCCTCCCTCCAGCAGGAGAACGGGCAGCCGGTTAAAACCGTCACCGTGGGAAACGTCAACACGCCCGTCATGTGTCTGGGCCAGTCGGCGCATTCGCTGGACAGCAGGTCCGTGTGGGCCGGCTGCGGGACCAAGATCCTCTCCTTCACCGCCGACTACGACGTCTGCAGGAGCATCGACACGAGACCAAACCTCATCCTCCAGTGAGTCCCTGTCATGTAGGAGAATGAGAAGCAATGTCAAGTAGAAAGTTTAGGATGAGAATCAGCTCAAACCGTTGATGTGTGTTGAGCTCGTCGGGACTGAAGAATCAGCATTTGTACTTGTCAAAACAGTTTCCTGCGTAAAAAGATTATAAATGGGATTCgcacaaaataacattttgcaGTTTGGaggaaagattaaaaaaaatataaatctgtgTTTTCTTAACAATTATTTCTGCATGTTTGACAAGATGAGAAagttttaaaggagcagtgtgtaacaattaggggaaATTAGGATCAGATTAGAGCGAAGACTGAGTTTGAAGTTAAAATCATGTTATTATGTTTTTCAGGCAGCATCGGTCGTTGGGAGGTGAAGCGTGCGTGTCTCGAATGGTTGTGGATAAATATGTTTACCTGAACAAAGCCGGGTCGCCAACCGTGGAGGTCTGGGATAAGAGGAGCGATAGGATGGTGGACTGCATCGACTGTGCTCAGATCAtcaggtacacacacatacacacacacacacacacacaaacatatacttatttattatatatgttatcaGGACTCAGTgctgtattttattgtgttttcttgAAAACCAAACAGGCATCATATCATCAcaacacacaggaagtgatgtcttTTGCTATCTGAAACAGTTGTTTCCCAccctgaataaaaaaaagattaaagtaGTTAACATTATATAATAGTTAAATAGCCACTATGGCTGaatagagactatagagaatGAGCACCATGGAGAAATGTGAatatcttcttttatttttatttaatttgcacaCATAAGAGCCAGATAATGAGAAAATAAGCAATGTGTCAgaagaggtcaagaagccaacAGCTTATACAACAGACCTCCCCTCAATTTAAGgagaaagacaaacaataacaagaaaggaaatataaaaaaaacaactcaacatCAACAGAAAATCAAAGGTGAAAGTGACTATCTGACTAATAAATGATCATTTGATAGTGCagaaacaacaccaacacatcaGTGAGCATTTAACAAGAACAATCTCTCTAAAGCCAAAAAGGATCTTGGTACTTAACAACATATTTTAGCGCCCTGCATCGACAATAACAGTTTGTTTACATGTATTCTTGTTTGATATTGTACATTGACGTTTAAGAGATGTTCAGGTGTTTGTATGACAGCAGctgtgtctcctcctctccctgcagACATGACTTCGGCTGCAGAGGCAGGCGGAGCAGCTTGGTG encodes the following:
- the lrrk2 gene encoding leucine-rich repeat serine/threonine-protein kinase 2 isoform X1, translated to MVNQEELEERLKKLLVRLKIPIEDRQLCTLIQIIQDLLFLAHTDNAAELFEDKDVHTPLMVVLSAYIGSKGAQQVGWSLLCRLIEICPDTLDQLTRPLQAAKEWEVLGVHQQILKVLSQYSTDCRVTMVGLRALALLLRSDMILLLVLEEEEEDVFGLVVQAMKTFPTSEELQLQGCAALQILLERVSDDHLVEFVENQDHVVVLAALQKFPDNPELLLLAMKVLLPLARPGSNVEILMSGGARCYSVIIAAMDAFPEVEELQETACCLFRRFTSESYYNILVLNGVQRVTVRACQKFPDNATLQAAALSCLADLTATIVQSKAVAEQGLEEGEEEEDRGREEVEDMGLGWMEVCCTALDLHAAEPDVQEAASWAIHNLLLHGAGVNLSEEEQGERTPVHRQLMVAMLLHSSSPSVFQAATSAIATLLTHNGKMCSLLLSSGLHVNLVEMMKRHSTSAEVSISACKLLNLLFQGRTASLDELNMAMSQILSAMKVHNFQPEVQLEALQASLVFLSPDRSLREHGVSVGDPDMADVSLKVLKNQCVVEGAHTLYLEVLNRFISSPTIQKCGLKVLSALADCSGAVDLLCQQGAIDTVLHTLQMFPHEREIHYWGLTLLNYLVSKKKLSRMNVPILASVVVASLIQYREDSEMLLKCFQVALRMLDACSGAAAELQREDFDRQIFQQLREETPDQSSNALRKSVCLALSKMWCDSQLHYSMLEKACKDGDATLAECLIELGADINGKTKTESLIYQVCERGGPLELVELLLSRGAHEQHLRRALAVSVKRGEGPTVIQLLGRLGLDLNNSALCLGGFRLGRLDAAWLSPLLAERGRTYSLRYNNSKGMSLARCIQSFQRSKSISGPPRSLGDPCLTSGYISDSSDDSSFSLFSMDDSLFLNDDMESDGSDSVSGVLSPMPHNTSEEELRSLKRKQGRRRHGSAENGPTEYEHSEHVHRRYGRTGSGQKGFGSGDSSAKERERIRLLDLSGNELDSLSCLMDDGFVQQQLGHLLRLDLSHNSLLEFPAALCQSLRSLTRLDLQGNQLQSLPVELLSLLSLSMLNVSRNCVGPLLTFDPAVTCPSLRQLNLSFNKITAFPHELGRAMDQLEELFMEGNSITELCVPLILPEIKLLDVSKNSVENISPDFLTGCPKLETFSASMNKICSLSNLPSKITALKLANNSFTCIPEAILNLPNLRSVDMRTNSIAALPGPGLWESSNLRELMFSQDCIKVLDLSGPIYKWTRLEKLHLSDNKLTEIPPQIGLLEGLTSLDVSRNANLRSFPDEMGKLSRLWDLPLDGLRLQLDLKHIGSKTKDIVRFLQQRLKKAVPYYRMKLIVVGNAGSGKTTLIQQLMKLKRSQLNSKRVAVGIDVRDWTIRERDKKMVLNVWDFSGGEEFSGSHPHFLTSRALYLVVYNLSKGASQVDALKPWLFNIKAMASQSPVILVGTHTDVSDDLQLQACLTKIREELLNHQGFPAIRDYHMVSVCEESDAMAKLRKAIAREVTSFKIQGQPVMGQLVPDSYVELERRVLQERTRVPPEFPVLRHHELLQLIQESQLQLEEAELPHAVHFLSEAGVLLHFDDPALQLQELYFIDPQWLCNIISQKLTSKSCGFWEPPKGVVQRSMVEKFLFETKCFPKSHLTQFFKLLEKFQIALPFGEDQLLVPSSLSKHRPVIELPHCENSEVIVRLYEMPYFPMDYWSRQISRLLEVSSYLLCGRGKAVRPNRIYWRRGVYLSWSPEAYCLVEAASVEENPSSFVRITVPSSRKGRVLLGQVVDHIDSLLEEWFPGLLNTDMHGSGEALLKKWALYSFEDGQECSKILLEDLFTYFDNDFLLVNPEDPRCTLSISQIAPDLVLSDQPAGTILDSDELDVDMSTENRLGDGGFGTVYRSVYKNEEVAVKIFNKHASELYIYRLLRQELAVLGRLRHPSLVGLLAAGSSPQILVMELALRGSLDSLFERENGSLNLKLQHRIALQVADGLRYLHSSMIIYRDLKPHNVLLFNLKTDSEIIAKITDYGIAQYCCSMGVRSSEGTPGFRAPEVARGNVIYNQQADVFSFGLLLYDLMTCGERISDGMKFPSEFDEVAVQGKLPDPVKHYGCPPWPGFQALMKDCLRESPQSRPTSAQVFDRLNSGEMLCLMRELVVPRAFNAECFTVSSGSEDGPSSSHTAWLGGGSSARRLGSITAVDLDTSTVTTQEIDTSPVLCLVTVQIPTEACDWLVAGTQSGSLVVVSTRDTSTWHRLQSVTDAVTSLYFHVHPRRTQRKNYLLVGTADGVLTVYEDSVLKQENGQPVKTVTVGNVNTPVMCLGQSAHSLDSRSVWAGCGTKILSFTADYDVCRSIDTRPNLILQQHRSLGGEACVSRMVVDKYVYLNKAGSPTVEVWDKRSDRMVDCIDCAQIIRHDFGCRGRRSSLVERCRGRRSSEVEPPTEAAPSWARVKALLVQSAATLWIGTRGGHLLLLELSKHQPLQVIGPCCDSIRCIASALIETLNWKNVVLVLGRRLPQDTDQYDEESVLMVWNSTLPMEVKDLNKHCEKREQIAAKMREQLHHD